The Clostridium sp. DL-VIII DNA window ATAATCACGTAGAATTATACCCACTAAATCACTGAAAGGATCGGATATTTCATCTATATAAATAAAAGACTTATCATTTTCTAACGTAGAAAGTTTATTTAAGCATTGTTTTATCTTATTATTAATTTCAAGTATTTGAACTGAAAATTTTCTTATATAAGGTGATAAGAGAGTACTTAAGAATTTGCTTTTAAGATTCTTATCATCATATACATCGTCCAGTAACTTGTAATAGGATAATGAAATGTTCATTGCAGCTGCATAAGCTAGAGCTTTATTATTAGTTATAATAATTTTTTTCTCAGTAGGATGAAGTGAGCATCTATGATGTCCAATTTCTAGTTCGTCAGAGTTTAATGCATCTAATAATAAGCCTAGAAAAGTCATATCATAATTTAAAGACAGTCTTGGTAGATTACCAAAGTCTTTTTTTATGTGGCAGCATAGTCCACAATAGTAGCATTTAAATCTAGCAAAGTCTTTGACTTTCATTTCTGCCTTTAAGGGAGTAACATATCCAAACAATAAAAAACACTCCTTATAAGAATAAGTATAAATACATTATACAGTAACTTTTAATATTTAAACATAAAGTTTATATAGATATAATAAAATATTTAGATATTATTAATATTTATTTACAAGTTTTATTCCAAAATCTAGTGTTTATGGGGCATTTATAATGTCATGGATATTAATAATAAAAAAATATAGAAAAATTTATAAAAAAGTATTTACAACAAATAATAATTATTATATAATAATTTTTGTAGAGAGAAGTAATTAAAAAAAATTACAAAATAAATATTAAAGTTAAGATTTTAGGAGGAGAAGATTATGAAAAAATTTGTTTGTACAGTATGTGGTTATATTTATGAAGGAGAAACAGCACCAGAAAAATGTCCAGTATGTGGTGTAGGATCAGAAAAATTCGTTGAACAAAGCGGAGAATTAACTTTTGCTGATGAACATGTAATCGGAGTAGCTAAAGGGGTTGACCAAGAAGTAATCGATGGTTTACATGCAAACTTCACTGGAGAATGTACAGAAGTTGGGATGTACTTAGCAATGTCAAGACAAGCTGATAGAGAAGGATATCCAGAAATTGCAGAAGCATATAAGAGAATTGCATTTGAAGAAGCAGAACATGCATCTAAATTTGCTGAATTACTAGGAGAAGTAGTTGTTGCAGATACAAAAGCAAATTTACAAGCTAGAGTTGATGCAGAACATGGAGCATGTCAAGGTAAAAAAGATTTAGCAACACTTGCTAAGAAATTAAACTTAGATGCAATACATGATACAGTTCATGAAATGTGTAAAGATGAAGCAAGACACGGAAAAGCTTTCAAAGGATTATTAGATAGATATTTCGCATAAGATTAGAAATATTGAAAGAGTAGATACTAAGTGTGAGTAGTATCTACTCTTTTATTATGTTACGATTTTTTAGCATATAAAGAATCATATAAGGAGGTATATATATCATATGTTTTTTTATCTAAACAGACCATAGCAACTTTGTCAAAAGTGCCAGGTGAATCTTCAATAAATGTTGAGATTTCATCTAAGGCTATTTTGCAGGCGTCTTCTAAAGGATAAGAATATGCTCCTGTGCTTATTGATGGAAAGGCAATAGTTTGAATTGGATGTTCTTTAATATAATCATTTGATTCTCTAATTAAGAATTCCTTTTGTTTTCCTCCGATAAATTTATTTGTGCTGAAACGATAAAGATGTGTATTTAAAATTTCATTAAATTGCTTAGAGTAACACTCAGAATAATTAGCAGCTATTTTAAAAGCAGAACGGTACGCATTTCTTAAATATTTTTCTTCAGAACCGTTATTTCTATAAATAGGCCCAACTGTGTGTATTATCCAATATACACCAGAGCTCGTTAGATTATATGATTTTGTTATTTTTGATTTGCCAGTTAAACATCCATTTAATTGTCTGCATTCTTCTAATAATTTATCACCACAGGCTTTGTGAATTGCGCCATCAACTCCACCGCCCCCAAGCAGTGATGCATTTGCAGCATTTACAATTGCGTCAAATTTAGTTTTTGTTATATCGCCAAAAAGAATTTCAAATTTAGTCAAATTAATCACCTCATATTAGTCATACAAATTATCTAATTAATAGTTTACACCTAATTAATACAAATAAAAATACAAAGATTCAAAAAAAAGGAAATTAATAAATGTAAATATTCTTTTAACAGATAGATAATATATAGAAGATATAAGGATGATAGACAGTATTCTTTATTTAATTGTGCCTAATATTGAAAAGAACTAACTTAGAATAAAGTTAAAGCCACAATGCAAACTCATTCTTCATACATCGTGACTTTAAACTTTAAATATAACAAATTTAAATTATTATATTAATAATATTAAAGATAATTGTTACTAGATAGGTTGGTTCTCTAGATTTTTTCTTCTATTATCTAAAGGATTTAAATTTATGTGATGAACTTTCATTGTTTCATCAGGATTCATAATTAGTTCGTCTAAGCGAATTCTACCATCAGGTGTATTTGCTACAACTATTATTTCAGTTCCCTTTTTATAAGTAACCCAATTATATCCGTCTCTTACTACCTTGTTTACATCTTCAATTGAAATCAAAGCAGTATCTTTGTGATTACCGAACTTATCTCTTAAAATTATTCCCATAGTATCATGATCGATTTTTGTACAATCGTTTTTAAAGTTTCTATTATATATTTCTAAATTTTCACGTCTATTATCTAATGTATTTCCGTTTAAATGCTTTATTGGAGCTTTAGGATTAACATCTAAAATTACAGATTGAATAGTTTTTTTATTTGAAACTGTCTTACCGTTAATTTTAGAAGTAGATAATGATTGAACTAAATAGTTATTAAAGTCTTTATGCCACTCAGCAAACCAAATACCTTCCTTTTTAACTTTTTCAGCATCTAAGGCATCTATTTTGCAGATTAGCTCACTTCCGTCCTTTTTTAAAATGGTGATTTCTGTGATATTGCCCTTATCAGTGTATTTATTTTCTTGAATTTTATAATTAGTATTTATGGTTAAGCACCTCTTTCATGGTTTTAAGTAAAAAGATATATAAGGCACATAAAAATAAATAACAGATTAAATATACATTCTGTACTATTATATTATTTTTTGATTATGCCTAGTTAATTACTTCATTTGAAAAAATAACATAAAATATGTAATTTTTCAAGATAATATTCTTTATTATGACTCAAATAGCTTAAGTCTAAACATCATATTATTATAACAGATTAAAAATGTAAAAGATATGCTTTAAAATAATTTAAATTTTAAAATAGAGTTAAATGCATAATAAAATCTAATAGAATCTAAAATATGTTATAGACATGATTAATTAAACTAAAGTAAAATAGTACTTGATATGAAGAAGAG harbors:
- a CDS encoding DUF5685 family protein; the protein is MFGYVTPLKAEMKVKDFARFKCYYCGLCCHIKKDFGNLPRLSLNYDMTFLGLLLDALNSDELEIGHHRCSLHPTEKKIIITNNKALAYAAAMNISLSYYKLLDDVYDDKNLKSKFLSTLLSPYIRKFSVQILEINNKIKQCLNKLSTLENDKSFIYIDEISDPFSDLVGIILRDYPYELLNDSAELRTILYNLGYSIGKWIYLIDALDDLKSDMEKGKFNPINFLYNEDSLPYDEFIKIVKPKIEFTILNCGYSCKENLDKLNLNRNSDILYNIIELGLMDKYVNIIRHPESTNETKRRDL
- a CDS encoding NADH peroxidase; this encodes MKKFVCTVCGYIYEGETAPEKCPVCGVGSEKFVEQSGELTFADEHVIGVAKGVDQEVIDGLHANFTGECTEVGMYLAMSRQADREGYPEIAEAYKRIAFEEAEHASKFAELLGEVVVADTKANLQARVDAEHGACQGKKDLATLAKKLNLDAIHDTVHEMCKDEARHGKAFKGLLDRYFA
- a CDS encoding macro domain-containing protein: MTKFEILFGDITKTKFDAIVNAANASLLGGGGVDGAIHKACGDKLLEECRQLNGCLTGKSKITKSYNLTSSGVYWIIHTVGPIYRNNGSEEKYLRNAYRSAFKIAANYSECYSKQFNEILNTHLYRFSTNKFIGGKQKEFLIRESNDYIKEHPIQTIAFPSISTGAYSYPLEDACKIALDEISTFIEDSPGTFDKVAMVCLDKKTYDIYTSLYDSLYAKKS